A stretch of the Deltaproteobacteria bacterium IMCC39524 genome encodes the following:
- a CDS encoding 3-oxoacyl-ACP synthase III, which produces MKYSRVYVESVGYELAPIVVTSTELESRLKPMYEALHIPMGQLEALTGIRERRWWKPNTRISEGAIAAAKKALRERKISPSDIGAVVYAGVCREHYEPATACQVASALGIQGDVAIYDTSNACLGVLNGVLDIANRIELGQIRAGLVVACESSREINEIMIQQMLDNPTMENFTKSLATLTGGSGAAAVLLTDGSFTPARRPRLLGGVNLAEPQHHTLCRWGIKSDDPENHVPYMQTDAVAVMKYGVELGKRTWDAFARELDLTTDRIDKVICHQVGEAHQKLILQTIGLSADKDFSSYEFLGNMGTVSLPVTAAIAKERDFLLPGDTVGFLGIGSGLNCLMLAIQW; this is translated from the coding sequence ATGAAGTACTCACGAGTATACGTGGAATCGGTCGGCTATGAGTTGGCGCCGATCGTGGTGACATCGACGGAGTTGGAAAGCCGGCTGAAGCCGATGTACGAGGCCCTGCATATTCCCATGGGCCAACTGGAAGCATTGACCGGCATCAGGGAACGCCGCTGGTGGAAACCGAACACGCGCATTTCGGAAGGGGCGATCGCGGCTGCAAAAAAGGCCCTGCGCGAGCGCAAGATTTCGCCGTCTGATATCGGCGCCGTCGTCTACGCCGGTGTCTGTCGTGAGCACTACGAACCGGCAACGGCCTGTCAGGTTGCTTCAGCCCTTGGCATCCAGGGGGATGTTGCGATTTACGATACCTCCAACGCCTGTCTCGGAGTCCTCAACGGTGTCCTTGATATTGCCAATCGCATTGAGTTGGGCCAGATCCGTGCCGGTCTCGTGGTTGCCTGTGAAAGCTCTCGAGAAATCAACGAGATCATGATTCAGCAGATGCTGGATAACCCGACCATGGAGAATTTCACCAAGTCTCTGGCCACTTTAACCGGCGGTTCGGGTGCTGCTGCTGTTCTCCTCACCGATGGTTCCTTTACACCGGCACGACGGCCGCGTCTGCTTGGCGGTGTTAACCTGGCCGAGCCTCAGCATCACACCCTCTGTCGTTGGGGGATCAAGTCCGACGACCCTGAAAACCATGTCCCTTACATGCAGACTGATGCCGTCGCCGTTATGAAGTACGGTGTGGAATTGGGGAAAAGGACCTGGGATGCCTTTGCCAGGGAACTGGATCTGACCACCGATCGCATCGACAAGGTTATCTGTCACCAGGTGGGCGAGGCTCATCAGAAATTGATCCTGCAGACGATCGGTCTCTCTGCCGACAAGGATTTTTCCTCGTACGAATTTCTCGGCAATATGGGCACCGTTTCTCTGCCGGTAACCGCTGCAATTGCCAAGGAACGAGACTTCCTTCTGCCCGGCGACACCGTTGGTTTTCTCGGTATCGGCAGTGGCTTGAACTGCCTGATGCTGGCCATCCAGTGGTGA